In a single window of the Rhabdothermincola sediminis genome:
- the rplL gene encoding 50S ribosomal protein L7/L12, with amino-acid sequence MATKEEILDAIANMTVLELSELLKDFEERFGVTAAAPVAVAAVPAAAGAGGAEAGGAEEKDEFDVILTSAGDKKIQVIKEVRALTNLGLKEAKDLVDNAPKTLLERVSKEEAEKAKEAIEGAGGAVELK; translated from the coding sequence ATGGCCACCAAGGAAGAGATCCTCGACGCCATCGCCAACATGACCGTGCTCGAGCTGAGCGAGCTCCTGAAGGACTTCGAGGAGCGCTTCGGGGTCACGGCCGCCGCGCCGGTGGCGGTCGCCGCGGTGCCTGCTGCCGCGGGTGCGGGCGGCGCCGAAGCCGGCGGTGCGGAGGAGAAGGACGAGTTCGACGTCATCCTCACCTCGGCCGGGGACAAGAAGATCCAGGTGATCAAGGAGGTCCGGGCGCTCACGAACCTGGGCCTGAAGGAGGCCAAGGATCTGGTCGACAACGCCCCGAAGACGCTGCTCGAGCGGGTCTCCAAGGAGGAAGCCGAGAAGGCCAAGGAGGCCATCGAGGGCGCTGGCGGCGCCGTCGAGCTCAAGTAG
- the rplA gene encoding 50S ribosomal protein L1, with protein MRHGKKYTDAKKRFDDQHLHATHEAIELVKTLAPARFDETVELAVRLGVDPRKADQMVRGTVGLPSGTGRDVRVAVFAAGELAQEAREAGADVVGADDLIAQVESGMLDFDVAIATPDLMPQVGKLGRVLGPRGLMPNPKTGTVTTDVGKAVGDFKGGKVEYRTDRHGNVHVPVGKVSFSTGDLAANVRAVLEELERAKPAAAKGRYFKRITVSSTMGPGVKIDPARMYETEPVLS; from the coding sequence ATGCGACACGGCAAGAAGTACACGGACGCGAAGAAGCGCTTCGACGATCAGCACCTGCACGCCACACACGAGGCGATCGAGCTGGTCAAGACCCTCGCCCCGGCACGCTTCGACGAGACGGTCGAGCTGGCGGTGCGACTCGGGGTCGACCCCCGAAAGGCCGACCAGATGGTTCGTGGCACGGTCGGTCTGCCTTCTGGTACCGGCCGTGATGTCCGGGTGGCGGTCTTCGCCGCCGGCGAGCTCGCGCAGGAGGCCCGTGAGGCGGGCGCCGACGTCGTCGGTGCCGACGATCTCATCGCCCAGGTCGAGAGCGGGATGCTCGACTTCGACGTCGCCATCGCCACCCCTGATCTCATGCCCCAGGTCGGCAAGCTGGGTCGGGTGCTCGGCCCTCGGGGGCTCATGCCCAACCCCAAGACCGGTACGGTGACCACCGATGTCGGCAAGGCGGTCGGGGACTTCAAGGGTGGCAAGGTCGAGTACCGCACTGATCGTCACGGCAACGTGCACGTCCCGGTGGGGAAGGTGAGCTTCTCCACCGGCGATCTCGCCGCGAACGTGCGGGCGGTTCTCGAGGAGCTCGAGCGGGCCAAGCCCGCGGCGGCCAAGGGCCGGTACTTCAAGCGGATCACCGTGTCGTCGACCATGGGCCCCGGGGTGAAGATCGACCCGGCGCGCATGTACGAGACCGAGCCCGTACTGTCCTGA
- the rplK gene encoding 50S ribosomal protein L11, with protein MAKKKVAAVVKIQIPAGGATPAPPVGTALGPHGVAIMDFCKEYNAKTEAQRGTIVPVEITIFEDRSFTFVLKTPPTSTLLRQAAGLEKGSTNPGKGAVGTITDAQLTEIAQTKMPDLNANDLEAAKLQVEGTARSMGIEVV; from the coding sequence ATGGCCAAGAAGAAGGTTGCGGCCGTCGTCAAGATCCAGATCCCGGCCGGCGGCGCCACGCCCGCGCCGCCCGTCGGCACCGCGCTCGGCCCTCACGGCGTGGCGATCATGGACTTCTGCAAGGAGTACAACGCAAAGACCGAGGCGCAGCGGGGCACGATCGTCCCAGTCGAGATCACCATCTTCGAGGACCGGTCGTTCACCTTCGTCCTGAAGACCCCGCCGACCTCGACGCTGCTGCGCCAGGCGGCCGGGCTCGAGAAGGGCTCGACGAATCCGGGCAAGGGCGCCGTGGGCACGATCACCGACGCCCAGCTCACGGAGATCGCGCAGACCAAGATGCCCGACCTCAACGCCAACGACCTCGAGGCAGCCAAGCTGCAGGTCGAGGGCACCGCCCGTTCGATGGGCATCGAGGTCGTCTGA
- the rpoC gene encoding DNA-directed RNA polymerase subunit beta' produces the protein MWSNGEVKKPETINYRTLKPEKDGLFCEKIFGPTKDWECYCGKYKRVRFKGIICERCGVEVTRSKVRRERMGHIELAAPVVHIWYLRGTRSWLAYLLMGTEAREELKAKQLEKVIYFAANLVTWVDEERRHEDLPNLEAEMRGEVEAIENDREKELAERFEALESELAELEAQGAKESELNARRRAAEKDLAAIRERYEIELDLVTRAFEEFKDLFARKIIEDEMLWRELTERYGDYFEGGMGADAIARLIDRIDLDEEEEKLRAAIDPQEGQRPLSAQRKQKAIKRLKIVSAFNRRDEHGRRVNDPRAMILDVVPVIPPELRPMVQLDGGRFATSDLNDLYRRVINRNNRLKRLLDLGAPEIIVNNEKRMLQEAVDALFDNGRRGRPVTGPGNRPLKSLSDMLKGKQGRFRQNLLGKRVDYSGRSVIVVGPTLKLHQCGLPKLMALELFKPFVMKKLVDNELAQNIKSAKRMVERRRPQVWDVLEEVIKEHPVLLNRAPTLHRLGIQAFEPVLVEGKAIQIHPLVCHAFNADFDGDQMAVHLPLSAEAQAESRVLMLSANNILSPADGRPLVTPTQDMIIGAYYLTEVVEGAKGEGSVFRHLHQVERAFEAGEIDLHARIQYRVPELVAGRNGSTEYEPTTAGRVFFNTALPDGFRFLNRPVDKKVMGQIVDELSKRYGKAAVGTALDRIKDLCFRYATRSGLTISIEDVKTPVEKRAILDLHEKEAEKVEAQFRRGIITDGERRQKEVEIWTTATDEVRRQMEEALKAQQFNPIDMMVGSGARGNMMQVRQIAGMRGLVANPRGDMIPRPIKSNFREGLSMLEYFIATPGARKGLVDTALRTADSGYLTRRLVDVAQELIINDHDPFADGGPVRGIWIEDVGPDRPGRRTYLEQRLYSRVLADEVTTSAPVDALVEREGQLGLDVLQWDGEEARWVERWVTASLEGDRATLTLPASSVVREPELAILRDDPEISRVRVLSPLTDDSSIGISAASYGLSLATGDMIEVGEAVGVIAAQSIGEPGTQLTMRTFHTGGIAGSQDIAGGLPRVVELFEARSPKGKATLARTSGVVRVGEDEGKGRVITIVADDGTEDVYTVPGMARLEVTDGQEVHAGDAIIEGPRDPKELLEIKGIRETQQYLVNEVQKVYRDQGVPIHDKHIELIVRQMTRRIAVQEPGDSDFLPGERVDGKVYTDTNRALVQEGKQPAEGRPEIMGITKASLATDSWLSAASFQETTRVLTEAAIESRSDNLIGLKENIIIGKLIPAGTGMEKYRAIRPHAPDYQPMEFYSMADEEADLAEWLARRTTGDGEADVVGAGDLAESGEELPDARVIDLPAGEGQIG, from the coding sequence ATGTGGTCGAACGGCGAGGTCAAGAAGCCGGAGACGATCAACTACCGCACGCTCAAGCCGGAGAAGGACGGCCTGTTCTGCGAGAAGATCTTCGGTCCCACGAAGGACTGGGAGTGCTACTGCGGCAAGTACAAGCGCGTTCGCTTCAAGGGCATCATCTGTGAGCGCTGCGGCGTCGAGGTCACCCGCTCGAAGGTGCGCCGGGAGCGGATGGGGCACATCGAGCTGGCAGCACCGGTGGTGCACATCTGGTACCTCCGGGGGACTCGCTCGTGGCTCGCCTACCTGCTGATGGGCACCGAAGCCCGTGAGGAGCTGAAGGCCAAGCAGCTCGAGAAGGTCATCTACTTCGCCGCCAACCTGGTGACCTGGGTCGACGAGGAGCGCCGCCACGAGGATCTCCCCAACCTCGAAGCCGAGATGCGGGGCGAGGTCGAAGCCATCGAGAACGACCGGGAGAAGGAGTTGGCCGAGCGCTTCGAGGCGCTCGAGAGCGAACTGGCCGAGCTCGAGGCCCAGGGGGCGAAGGAGTCCGAGCTCAACGCTCGCCGGCGCGCGGCCGAGAAGGACCTGGCCGCGATCCGCGAGCGCTACGAGATCGAGCTCGACCTGGTGACCCGGGCGTTCGAGGAGTTCAAGGACCTCTTCGCCCGCAAGATCATCGAGGACGAGATGCTCTGGCGCGAGCTCACCGAGCGCTACGGCGACTACTTCGAGGGTGGCATGGGCGCGGATGCCATCGCTCGACTGATCGATCGCATCGACCTCGACGAGGAAGAGGAGAAGCTGCGTGCCGCCATCGATCCGCAGGAGGGGCAGCGCCCGCTCTCCGCGCAGCGCAAGCAGAAGGCGATCAAGCGCCTCAAGATCGTCTCGGCCTTCAACCGCCGTGACGAGCACGGACGGCGGGTGAACGACCCCCGGGCGATGATCCTCGACGTGGTGCCCGTCATCCCCCCCGAACTGCGGCCGATGGTGCAGCTCGACGGCGGGCGCTTCGCCACCTCCGACCTGAACGACCTGTACCGCCGGGTGATCAACCGCAACAACCGGCTGAAGCGCCTCCTCGACCTCGGCGCACCCGAGATCATCGTCAACAACGAGAAGCGCATGCTCCAGGAGGCCGTCGACGCGCTGTTCGACAACGGCCGCCGGGGCCGGCCGGTGACCGGGCCGGGCAACCGTCCCCTCAAGTCGCTCTCCGACATGCTCAAGGGCAAGCAGGGGCGGTTCCGCCAGAACCTGCTCGGCAAGCGTGTGGACTACTCGGGCCGCTCGGTGATCGTGGTGGGCCCGACCTTGAAGCTGCACCAGTGCGGGTTGCCGAAGCTGATGGCGCTCGAGCTGTTCAAGCCGTTCGTGATGAAGAAGCTCGTGGACAACGAGTTGGCGCAGAACATCAAGTCGGCGAAGCGGATGGTCGAGCGTCGCCGTCCCCAGGTGTGGGACGTGCTCGAGGAGGTCATCAAGGAGCACCCGGTGCTCCTCAACCGGGCGCCGACGCTGCACCGGCTCGGGATCCAGGCCTTCGAGCCTGTCCTGGTCGAGGGCAAGGCCATCCAGATCCACCCGCTCGTGTGCCACGCCTTCAACGCCGACTTCGACGGCGACCAGATGGCCGTGCACCTGCCGCTGTCGGCCGAGGCGCAGGCGGAGAGCCGGGTACTGATGCTGTCAGCCAACAACATCCTGAGCCCGGCCGACGGTCGACCGCTGGTGACGCCGACCCAGGACATGATCATCGGGGCCTACTACCTGACCGAGGTGGTCGAGGGCGCCAAGGGTGAGGGCTCCGTGTTCCGGCACCTCCACCAGGTCGAGCGGGCGTTCGAGGCTGGCGAGATCGATCTGCACGCGCGGATCCAGTACCGGGTCCCGGAGCTGGTGGCTGGTCGCAACGGATCGACGGAGTACGAGCCCACCACGGCAGGGCGGGTCTTCTTCAACACCGCGCTGCCCGACGGCTTCCGGTTCCTGAACCGGCCGGTGGACAAGAAGGTCATGGGTCAGATCGTCGACGAGCTGTCCAAGCGCTACGGCAAGGCTGCCGTCGGCACCGCACTCGACCGCATCAAGGACCTCTGCTTCCGCTACGCGACCCGCTCGGGGCTCACGATCTCGATCGAGGACGTGAAGACCCCGGTCGAGAAGCGCGCCATCCTCGACCTCCACGAGAAGGAGGCCGAGAAGGTCGAAGCGCAGTTCCGCCGGGGCATCATCACCGACGGTGAGCGCCGGCAGAAGGAAGTCGAGATCTGGACGACGGCCACCGACGAGGTCCGCCGGCAGATGGAGGAGGCCCTGAAGGCCCAGCAGTTCAACCCCATCGACATGATGGTGGGCTCCGGGGCTCGAGGGAACATGATGCAGGTCCGCCAGATCGCGGGCATGCGTGGCCTGGTGGCCAATCCTCGTGGCGACATGATCCCCCGACCTATCAAGTCGAACTTCCGCGAAGGCCTGTCGATGCTCGAGTATTTCATCGCCACCCCCGGCGCGCGGAAGGGGCTCGTCGACACCGCACTGCGAACCGCCGACTCCGGTTACCTCACCCGCCGGTTGGTGGACGTGGCGCAGGAGCTCATCATCAACGACCACGATCCGTTCGCCGACGGTGGGCCGGTCCGGGGCATCTGGATCGAGGATGTGGGTCCGGACCGACCCGGTCGCCGAACCTACCTCGAGCAGCGGCTCTACAGCCGGGTGCTTGCCGACGAGGTGACCACCTCGGCGCCCGTCGACGCCCTCGTCGAGCGTGAAGGCCAGCTCGGGCTCGACGTGTTGCAGTGGGACGGCGAGGAGGCTCGTTGGGTGGAGCGATGGGTGACCGCCTCGCTCGAGGGTGACCGGGCCACGCTCACCCTGCCCGCGTCGTCCGTGGTGCGCGAACCGGAGCTGGCCATCCTGCGGGACGATCCCGAGATCAGCAGAGTCCGTGTGCTGTCACCGCTCACCGACGACTCGTCCATCGGCATCAGCGCCGCCAGCTACGGGCTCTCGCTGGCGACCGGTGACATGATCGAGGTCGGCGAAGCCGTCGGCGTCATCGCCGCCCAGTCGATCGGTGAGCCGGGTACCCAGCTCACGATGCGGACCTTCCACACCGGTGGCATCGCGGGTAGCCAGGACATCGCCGGTGGTCTGCCCCGGGTGGTCGAGCTGTTCGAGGCCCGGTCGCCGAAGGGCAAGGCGACCCTCGCCCGGACCTCGGGCGTGGTGCGGGTCGGTGAGGATGAGGGCAAGGGACGGGTCATCACCATCGTCGCTGACGACGGCACCGAGGACGTCTACACGGTGCCGGGCATGGCTCGCCTCGAGGTCACCGACGGCCAGGAGGTGCACGCGGGCGACGCCATCATCGAAGGCCCGCGGGACCCCAAGGAGCTGCTCGAGATCAAGGGCATCCGGGAGACGCAGCAGTACCTGGTCAACGAGGTCCAGAAGGTGTACCGGGACCAGGGCGTGCCGATCCACGACAAACACATCGAGCTGATCGTGCGCCAGATGACCCGCCGGATCGCCGTGCAGGAGCCAGGAGATTCCGACTTCCTCCCCGGCGAGCGGGTCGACGGGAAGGTGTACACCGACACCAACCGCGCCCTGGTCCAGGAGGGCAAGCAGCCCGCGGAGGGGCGCCCCGAGATCATGGGCATCACCAAGGCCTC
- the rplJ gene encoding 50S ribosomal protein L10, with product MENPRPEKVAVVDEVRQRFAESDAALLTEYRGLDVTAMGELRRALRAAGGDYKIYKNTLVRFATRDLGLEIDEMLTGPTAIAFVPRAGEGDPVMVAKALRDFARGHPALVLKGGVLGDRILTEAEARGLAEVAPREELLAKLAGLMAAPMQQFAGLLQAVPQKFAYALAALVEAGGPAGAPAGEPGAGAETSIDTTEPAGAADATPAPEPATTEGAGDDTTTPADEAGAHPDDAVAEPATARAEPATEES from the coding sequence ATGGAGAACCCGAGACCGGAGAAGGTCGCCGTGGTCGATGAGGTGCGCCAGCGCTTCGCCGAGAGTGACGCCGCGCTGCTCACCGAGTACCGGGGCCTGGACGTGACCGCGATGGGCGAGCTGCGCCGGGCACTGCGGGCTGCCGGGGGTGACTACAAGATCTACAAGAACACCCTTGTGCGGTTCGCCACCCGCGATCTCGGCCTCGAGATCGACGAGATGCTCACCGGCCCGACCGCGATCGCCTTCGTCCCACGAGCGGGCGAGGGTGATCCGGTCATGGTGGCCAAGGCGCTGCGTGACTTCGCCCGGGGTCACCCGGCCCTCGTGCTCAAGGGTGGGGTGCTCGGCGACCGCATCCTGACCGAAGCGGAGGCCAGGGGCCTGGCCGAGGTGGCCCCGCGGGAGGAGCTGCTCGCCAAGCTGGCGGGCTTGATGGCGGCGCCGATGCAGCAGTTCGCCGGCCTGTTGCAGGCGGTCCCGCAGAAGTTCGCCTACGCGCTGGCAGCGCTGGTGGAGGCTGGTGGCCCCGCCGGGGCACCGGCCGGCGAACCCGGTGCCGGAGCCGAGACCTCCATCGACACGACCGAACCGGCCGGGGCCGCCGACGCGACCCCGGCGCCCGAGCCCGCTACCACGGAAGGGGCGGGAGACGACACGACCACCCCGGCTGACGAGGCCGGGGCCCATCCGGACGACGCGGTGGCCGAGCCGGCAACCGCCCGAGCCGAACCTGCCACGGAGGAGAGCTAG
- the rpoB gene encoding DNA-directed RNA polymerase subunit beta, which yields MPARSAVRDRYSFANLDEVLELPDLIAIQRESFSWFLHQGLAETFRDMSPIKDFTETLQLELEFDPDDEDLRPPPKFSVEECKEKDMTFSAPIFVRARFMNATTGEIKEQTVFMGDFPMMTDKGTFVINGTERVVVSQLVRSPGVIFQPGERFRLRNLQKHQLVTGTIHPYRGEWLEIDLEQKPGKDVTAGARVARKRRLSMFTLLRALGYDEENHPGFLDRLVRHFDFLEGQWEKDREIAPTQDESLVEIYKRARPGEPPTVESARAYFRNAFFESRRYDLSRVGRYKLNRKLGPEIEKVEQLFGIELERPEPDQSVLSPSEVLAACTYMLHLMVQEPGYRLDDQDHFANRRIRSVGELIQNQVRIGLSRMERVVRERMTTQDVEAITPQTLINIRPVVAAIKEFFGTSQLSQFMDQVNPLSGLTHRRRLSALGPGGLSRERAGFEVRDVHFSHYGRMCPIETPEGPNIGLIGALATYARVNEFGFIESPYRVVKKGKVTDEIVYLTADEEEEYVVAQANVPLNPDGSFKEDRVLVRRSPQAATLGELKLQLERDVFFGATTEISSVSPDEVQLMDVSPKQIVSVATALIPFLEHDDANRALMGANMQRQAVPLVRAEAPYIGTGIEARAARDAADMILADEDGVVTEVDGDSITVEYKTKGRKIYRLLKFERSNQDTCINQKPRVRSGDRVEAGDVLADGPSTENGELALGKNLVVAYMTWEGYNFEDAIILSERVVRDDVLTSIHIHEHEIDARDTKLGPEEITRDIPNLSEEILADLDERGIIRIGAEVGPGDVLVGKVTPKGETELTPEERLLRAIFGEKAREVRDTSLKVPHGESGKVIDVRVFSRDESHELPPGVNQLVRVYVAQKRKISVGDKLAGRHGNKGVISKILPVEDMPFLADGTPVDIILNPLGVPSRMNVGQVLEAHLGYAARWGWEIDGQVEGDEPVRGTESKTRPTTPAARLIATPVFDGAHWDEEEEAGQHPTIKRIFENLRPEAIDPRYGDNGRLIRPDGKTILYNGRTGEPYDNPITVGIVYILKLAHLVDDKIHARSTGPYSMITQQPLGGKAQFGGQRFGEMEVWALEAYGAAYCLQELLTIKSDDVLGRVKVYEAIVKGENIPEPGIPESFKVLIKEMQALCLNVEVLSTTGEEIEMRELDEDLFRTAEELGIDLSRPERGSDEEDARRQAERS from the coding sequence TTGCCTGCTCGCTCTGCCGTCCGGGATCGGTACTCGTTCGCGAACCTCGACGAGGTTCTCGAGCTCCCAGATCTGATCGCCATCCAGCGGGAGTCCTTCAGCTGGTTCCTGCACCAGGGTCTGGCGGAGACCTTCCGGGACATGAGCCCGATCAAGGATTTCACCGAGACCCTCCAGCTCGAACTGGAGTTCGATCCTGACGACGAGGACCTCCGCCCGCCGCCGAAGTTCTCGGTGGAGGAGTGCAAGGAGAAGGACATGACCTTCTCCGCCCCGATCTTCGTGCGGGCCCGCTTCATGAACGCCACCACGGGCGAGATCAAGGAGCAGACGGTGTTCATGGGGGACTTCCCCATGATGACCGACAAGGGCACGTTCGTGATCAACGGGACCGAGCGGGTGGTGGTCTCCCAGCTCGTGCGGTCGCCCGGCGTGATCTTCCAGCCGGGTGAGCGCTTCCGGTTGCGGAACCTGCAGAAGCACCAGCTGGTCACGGGCACCATCCACCCCTACCGGGGGGAATGGCTGGAGATCGACCTCGAGCAGAAGCCGGGCAAGGACGTCACCGCCGGTGCCCGGGTGGCTCGCAAGCGGCGCCTCAGCATGTTCACCCTGCTGCGCGCGCTCGGCTATGACGAGGAGAACCACCCCGGGTTCCTCGATCGGCTCGTCCGACACTTCGACTTTCTCGAGGGGCAGTGGGAGAAGGACCGTGAGATCGCCCCGACCCAGGACGAGTCGCTGGTCGAGATCTACAAGCGGGCCCGGCCGGGTGAGCCACCGACGGTCGAGTCGGCGCGGGCCTACTTCCGCAACGCGTTCTTCGAGTCGCGGCGTTACGACCTGTCCCGGGTCGGCCGTTACAAGCTGAACCGCAAGCTCGGTCCCGAGATCGAGAAGGTGGAGCAGCTCTTCGGCATCGAGCTCGAGCGACCCGAGCCCGACCAGTCGGTGCTGAGCCCTTCGGAAGTGCTTGCCGCCTGCACGTACATGCTGCACCTGATGGTCCAGGAGCCCGGCTACCGGCTCGACGACCAGGACCACTTCGCCAATCGGCGCATCCGTTCGGTCGGCGAGCTCATCCAGAACCAGGTGCGCATCGGCCTGTCTCGCATGGAACGGGTGGTGCGGGAACGGATGACCACCCAGGACGTGGAGGCCATCACTCCTCAGACCCTCATCAACATCCGGCCTGTGGTGGCGGCCATCAAGGAGTTCTTCGGCACCAGCCAGCTCTCCCAGTTCATGGACCAGGTGAACCCGCTGTCGGGGCTCACCCACCGTCGCCGCCTCTCGGCGCTCGGCCCGGGTGGTCTGTCCCGGGAGCGGGCGGGCTTCGAGGTACGCGACGTGCACTTCAGCCACTACGGCCGGATGTGCCCGATCGAGACCCCCGAAGGCCCGAACATCGGTCTGATCGGCGCGCTGGCGACCTATGCCCGAGTCAACGAGTTCGGCTTCATCGAGTCTCCCTACCGGGTCGTCAAGAAGGGCAAGGTGACCGACGAGATCGTCTACCTCACCGCTGACGAGGAGGAGGAGTACGTCGTCGCCCAGGCGAACGTGCCCCTCAACCCCGACGGGTCCTTCAAGGAAGACCGGGTCCTCGTGCGCCGGTCACCTCAGGCCGCGACCCTCGGCGAGCTCAAGCTGCAGCTCGAGCGCGACGTGTTCTTCGGTGCGACCACGGAGATCTCCTCGGTGTCCCCGGACGAGGTCCAGCTCATGGATGTCTCGCCGAAGCAGATCGTCTCGGTCGCCACCGCGCTCATCCCGTTCCTCGAGCACGACGACGCGAACCGGGCGCTCATGGGTGCCAACATGCAGCGCCAGGCCGTCCCGCTGGTGCGCGCCGAGGCTCCCTACATCGGTACCGGCATCGAGGCTCGCGCGGCGCGCGACGCGGCCGACATGATCCTGGCCGACGAGGACGGTGTGGTCACCGAGGTCGACGGTGACTCCATCACCGTCGAGTACAAGACGAAGGGCCGCAAGATCTACCGGCTGCTCAAGTTCGAGCGGTCGAACCAGGACACCTGCATCAACCAGAAGCCTCGCGTCCGCTCCGGTGATCGGGTCGAGGCGGGCGACGTCCTGGCGGACGGCCCCTCGACGGAGAACGGCGAGTTGGCCCTCGGCAAGAACCTCGTCGTGGCCTACATGACCTGGGAGGGCTACAACTTCGAGGACGCCATCATCCTCTCCGAGCGGGTGGTGCGCGACGACGTGCTCACCTCGATCCACATCCACGAGCACGAGATCGATGCCCGTGACACCAAGCTCGGCCCGGAGGAGATCACCCGGGACATCCCGAACCTCTCGGAGGAGATCCTCGCCGACCTCGACGAGCGGGGCATCATCCGCATCGGTGCCGAGGTCGGCCCGGGGGACGTGCTGGTCGGCAAGGTCACCCCGAAGGGTGAGACGGAGCTGACCCCCGAGGAGCGCCTGTTGCGGGCGATCTTCGGCGAGAAGGCCCGCGAGGTGCGGGACACCTCGCTGAAGGTGCCCCACGGCGAGTCGGGCAAGGTCATCGACGTCCGGGTCTTCAGCCGTGACGAGAGCCATGAGCTGCCGCCGGGGGTGAACCAGCTCGTGCGGGTCTACGTCGCCCAGAAGCGCAAGATCAGCGTTGGCGACAAGCTGGCGGGCCGCCACGGCAACAAGGGCGTGATCTCGAAGATCCTGCCCGTCGAGGACATGCCCTTCCTCGCGGACGGCACGCCGGTCGACATCATCTTGAACCCGCTCGGTGTGCCGTCGCGGATGAACGTCGGCCAGGTGCTCGAGGCTCATCTCGGCTATGCGGCCCGCTGGGGCTGGGAGATCGACGGGCAGGTCGAAGGTGACGAGCCGGTGCGGGGCACGGAGTCCAAGACCCGCCCCACTACGCCGGCTGCCCGGTTGATCGCCACCCCGGTGTTCGACGGCGCACACTGGGACGAGGAGGAAGAGGCCGGCCAGCACCCCACGATCAAGCGGATCTTCGAGAACCTCCGCCCCGAGGCGATCGATCCTCGCTACGGCGACAACGGCCGGCTGATCAGGCCCGACGGGAAGACCATCCTCTACAACGGTCGCACGGGTGAGCCCTACGACAACCCGATCACGGTTGGCATCGTCTACATCCTCAAGCTGGCCCACCTGGTCGACGACAAGATCCACGCTCGGTCCACCGGCCCGTACTCGATGATCACCCAGCAGCCCCTGGGGGGGAAGGCGCAGTTCGGTGGCCAGCGCTTCGGCGAGATGGAGGTCTGGGCCCTCGAGGCGTACGGGGCGGCGTACTGCCTACAGGAGCTGCTCACCATCAAGTCCGACGACGTACTCGGCCGGGTCAAGGTCTACGAGGCGATCGTCAAGGGTGAGAACATCCCCGAGCCCGGCATCCCCGAGAGCTTCAAGGTGCTCATCAAGGAGATGCAGGCCCTCTGCCTCAACGTCGAGGTGCTCTCGACCACCGGCGAGGAGATCGAGATGCGCGAGCTCGACGAGGACCTCTTCCGAACGGCCGAGGAGCTCGGCATCGACCTGTCGCGCCCGGAACGGGGCAGTGATGAAGAAGACGCTCGCCGCCAGGCGGAGAGGAGCTGA